The Solanum dulcamara chromosome 2, daSolDulc1.2, whole genome shotgun sequence region TACTTCCTCATCTATAAAACACGTGTTCTTTGTAGCTATCAGCAATTTGcattttaaaacatgaatacagATGCAACTGCTTTTGATTATTTAGTTGTTTAAGGTATCATTTTTTAAATGGCTTAAGACTTTCCTTTTTGCAGATTCCACATTTGAGACCTGCTGAATACAAGAGGTCTAGATTACCTAGAAACAGGAGGACTGTGAACCGTGCTTATGGTGGTGTGTTGTCAGGCAGTGCTGTACGTGAAAGGTATATTTTTGGTGCACTAGAGTGTTCTCAAACTGTTAAAACAAAATTAGTGTTCTTCCAACTCACTAGATGTTGTCTTGTACAGGATCATCAGAGCTTTTTTAGTTGAAGAGCAAAAGATTGTGAAGAAGGTTTTGAAGATTCAGAAAGCCAAGGAAAAGCTAGCAGCCAAGAGCTAAGCCTTTACTCCTTGATGATGTCGTGAGAGGATTTTCTGACCTGATACTGCAGGCTACTAGGAAATCATGAatgtattttgatttttggtctTGAGATTTGT contains the following coding sequences:
- the LOC129880175 gene encoding 60S ribosomal protein L34; the protein is MVQRLTYRKRHSYATKSNQHRVVKTPGGKLIYQTTKKRANGPKCPVTGKRIQGIPHLRPAEYKRSRLPRNRRTVNRAYGGVLSGSAVRERIIRAFLVEEQKIVKKVLKIQKAKEKLAAKS